CCCCCTTCTGTGAAGGGGTGGATGCAGCGTTTTATGCTGCAGACGGGGTAGTCACTCTTAAATTTGCTTTTAGCAAATTGAAAATCCAGTTCAAAAGCAACTACCCCGTCTGTGACAAAAAGCGTCACAGCCACCCCTTCAAAAAGGGGAATTAAAATCAATAGGCCTCTCAAGAGGGAAATTGAAGTTAATTTCCATTCAAAAAGGGGCGTGTTCGATCATAATTAGATGTCTTTGAAATGATATCATGTCCTTCCAGTTCACTCTTTCGATGACAATCCATTACAATCTATTATGGTTAAAATGAAAGTAACTATATCGTTTGTTAATATAATAACAGAGATTCATTATTTAACAATTATTTGTTATTATTATGATGATGATGAAACTAATAAGATATAAAAAACGAAAAGGAGTGGTTGAAGATGGAAAAGATCAAAAACACTAATTTGAACATTGGATTAAATGAAAAAGCAAGAGAGGAAATTTCAAAATCTTTAAATTCTTATCTTTCTAATTTACAAGTTTTACATGCAAAACTTCACAATTTACATTGGAATGTTGAAGGACAGAATTTTTTCAAAATCCATGAAAAACTTGAAGAATTCTATGACACGACTTCTGAACAAATAGATGAAGTAGCTGAAAGAATTCTTAGTTTAGGCTACAGACCTTTGGTAAAACTTAATGAATATGCTAATAACTCAAATTTAAAAGAAATAGAAAGTAAAGCTTATGATGGGTTAGAAGCACTTGAGATAGTACTAGAAGACTTTTATACTTTAATAAATGAAACAAGAAACCTTATAAAATTAGCTCAAGAACACAGCGATGAAAGTACAGCAGATATGCTAATTGGTTACTTAAAAGAATACGAAAAGAATTCATGGATGATAAGAGCTACATTATCCTAAAAATTAATCATAATAAAAAAAGCGGCATATGCCGCTTTTTTGTTATAAATCTTGTATTTGAGCCAGTATTTTAAAATCTTCTTTCAATGAATTATATAGTTTTTTGTGTAGATCGTAGTACTTATCGTAAATAGTTTTTTTATTGTTATCAGGCTCTATAATTTCTTTAAATTTTATCCAACCTAAAACATCTTCAAGTTGTTGATTATCTCCTAATGCTGCAAGCATTGCAGCTCCATATGCTCCACCTTCATCTATTTGAGGAACTTTTATAGGCATATTAAAATTGGTGGCTATTATTTTTGCCCATGTTTTGTTTTTTGCCCCTCCCCCTACTATTCTTATGTCTTCTATATCTGTTTTTTCTTTTATAAGTTCAAACGAATCTCTTAAACCAAAAGTTATACCTTCCATCGTTGCTCTTAAAATATCATTTTCAGTATTCAAAGAAGATATTCCAAAAAAAACTCCTCTTGCATTTGGATCTCTATGAGGTGTTCTTTCTCCATTCAAATATGGCAAAAAGATGATACCGTTAGATCCGAGTACAGATTGGTTGACTCTACTTTCTATTTCTTCCCAATCCGATGTAGGAAAAAATTTATTTTTTACCCAATTAAGAGAATGAGCAGCAGATAACATTACTCCCATATAATATTGTTCTCCATACATCACATGGTTAAAATAATGAATTTTTCCTGAGAGATCTGGTTGTTTTTTCTCTGTTATAGTAAGAACTGTCCCTGAAGTTCCAATACTAACCATTGATTCTCCAATTTTTGAAACTCCTATCCCAAATGAAGCTGATGCGTTATCCGCACCTCCTGAAACAATTTTAACGTTTTTCCATCCTAACTCTCTTTTTAAATTCTCTTTTAATTCTCCTCGAATTTCATAAGACCCATATAATTCAGGCATTATATCGATATCTATTTCAAATTTTGCTAATATTTCTTCATCCCAATAATTAGTTTTAATATTCAGACAAGCCGTTCCCGATGCATCTGAATAATCAATGCCTATATTTCCTGTAAGTTTAAATATAATATAATCTTTTGGCAAAAGAATTTTTCTTATCCTTGAAAAATTTTCAGGTTCATTTTCTTTTATCCATAATATTTTTGGAAAGGTAAACCCCTCAAGAAATGGATTCCCAATTTTAGCAATCACATTTTTTTCTCCATTTAACATATCGGTAGCTTTCTTACACTGAGGAGATGTTCTTTGATCATTCCACAGAATTGCTGGTCTAATTTCGTTATATTCTTTATCCAAAGTAACTAAACTGTGCATCTGCCCAGAAAAACCTATTACACTTATTTCATGTTTTTTGCTAACTTCAAGCAATATTTCATATACTTTCTCCCACCAATTTTTGGGATCTTGCTCTGCCCACCCGGCTTTTGGAACATTCATTTCCAATCCTTTTGAATAACTATCTATTAATTCTCCTTTTTCTGAAACTACCAAAGCCTTTACCGCTGTAGTTCCAACATCTATACCAAGATATTTATGCAAATTAATCACCTCATTTAAATCACAGCTTTCTCAGCAAATTCATCCATAACTCTAAGATTTGCTCCTGTTAAGCAAGCAGTTTCTATATCAAAACTAGATTTTACAATCTTTCCTAATGACTTTAAAGAAGGTTTTAATGCTCTTTCTCTGATAGTGTGCTCAATTTGTTTTAAATATTTATCAGGGAACAAATATCCATAACCACCAATTATAACAAACTCTGGGTTTAAAATATTTATTAGATTAACCGTTCCAACAGCTAAATAATACAACATTTGATTCATAATCTCATAAGAATTAGTTGATCTTTTTTCTGACTTTTCTAATAGGTTTTTAAATTTTTCTTCATAAGTTGCACCTTTTAATTTCCCGTTACTATACTCATAAATTTTCGTTATAGTATCAATTGATGCAAAAGTCTCCCAACAACCCTGATTATTGCAAAAACATTTTTCTCCACTTTCCTGAATACTCATATGGCCAAATTCACCTGCTGTATAATTAGAACCAAGATGAATTTTCCCATCTATCAATATAGCACCACCGATTCCTTGTGAAACGAAAATATAAACTCCATTATTAAGGTTAGATATTTCTTCGTTAAAATAAATTTCAGATTGAAGAGCTAATTTCGCTTCATTAGCTGCTAAAATTGGTTTATCCCAATAAGGTAATTCCTTCAGAAAAACATCTTTAAGTTTTATATCTGACCAGTTAAAATGTGGAACATACTCTATAATCAAATTTTTTCTATCAATCATACCAGGAAATGAAAAGGAAATACCTACAATGTTATGGCCATTTGAATTTTTATATATATTATCCACTTCAAATGTAAGTTTATCTATAAAAGTATTGAAATTCTTAGGAGTTTCAAATTCGACAATCTTTTCTATAAAATTATTCAGGAAACCTAATCCAACAATCGTCTTTTCAACTCCAACTTTAACTATAATGGAAGCTGCAATACCTTTTGCAGCTTCCAATCTTATTGGTTTTCTTCCCGGGCTTTTTGAACTTTTTCTCTCTCCCTCTTCAACCAAACCTCTTGAAATTAGTTCATACGTAATCTTCGTAACTGTACTTTTATCTAGACCAGTTAATTTTGTTATCTCGTTTCTCGATATCCCAGGAGAATATCGTATTAAGTTAAAGACCATTAATTTGTTTGAATACCCCATTCTTTCAGCGTTGATTTTTTTTATCTTCAAGTAATTTCCTCCCGTTTAATAATTATCCAAATATGTATCTATTAACTAAGTTTTCCAAGTATTCTTGTCTTCCTGATTTTGGAAGAGATACTTTTTTATCAATTATATAACTTTCTAACTCTTCAAAATTAGTTTCTTCATCAACTATCTTCTTACCAACCCCACTATTAAATGTATTATATCTCTTTTCAACAAATTCATCCAACACTTTATCTTCTAAAATCTTATTGGCTAACTTTAAGCCTAATGCAAAAGCATCCATTCCAGCAATATGCGCGTAGAAAAGATCAATATCCTCATACGATGGTCTTCTTACGTGAGAATCAAAATTCAAGCCACCTGGAGCTATTCCTCCATTTTTTAGTATTTCATACATGGCTAAAACATTTTCAAAAACATTGGTTGGAAATTGAT
The DNA window shown above is from Petrotoga sp. 9PW.55.5.1 and carries:
- a CDS encoding Dps family protein, translated to MEKIKNTNLNIGLNEKAREEISKSLNSYLSNLQVLHAKLHNLHWNVEGQNFFKIHEKLEEFYDTTSEQIDEVAERILSLGYRPLVKLNEYANNSNLKEIESKAYDGLEALEIVLEDFYTLINETRNLIKLAQEHSDESTADMLIGYLKEYEKNSWMIRATLS
- the xylB gene encoding xylulokinase, with translation MINLHKYLGIDVGTTAVKALVVSEKGELIDSYSKGLEMNVPKAGWAEQDPKNWWEKVYEILLEVSKKHEISVIGFSGQMHSLVTLDKEYNEIRPAILWNDQRTSPQCKKATDMLNGEKNVIAKIGNPFLEGFTFPKILWIKENEPENFSRIRKILLPKDYIIFKLTGNIGIDYSDASGTACLNIKTNYWDEEILAKFEIDIDIMPELYGSYEIRGELKENLKRELGWKNVKIVSGGADNASASFGIGVSKIGESMVSIGTSGTVLTITEKKQPDLSGKIHYFNHVMYGEQYYMGVMLSAAHSLNWVKNKFFPTSDWEEIESRVNQSVLGSNGIIFLPYLNGERTPHRDPNARGVFFGISSLNTENDILRATMEGITFGLRDSFELIKEKTDIEDIRIVGGGAKNKTWAKIIATNFNMPIKVPQIDEGGAYGAAMLAALGDNQQLEDVLGWIKFKEIIEPDNNKKTIYDKYYDLHKKLYNSLKEDFKILAQIQDL
- a CDS encoding ROK family transcriptional regulator, with the protein product MKIKKINAERMGYSNKLMVFNLIRYSPGISRNEITKLTGLDKSTVTKITYELISRGLVEEGERKSSKSPGRKPIRLEAAKGIAASIIVKVGVEKTIVGLGFLNNFIEKIVEFETPKNFNTFIDKLTFEVDNIYKNSNGHNIVGISFSFPGMIDRKNLIIEYVPHFNWSDIKLKDVFLKELPYWDKPILAANEAKLALQSEIYFNEEISNLNNGVYIFVSQGIGGAILIDGKIHLGSNYTAGEFGHMSIQESGEKCFCNNQGCWETFASIDTITKIYEYSNGKLKGATYEEKFKNLLEKSEKRSTNSYEIMNQMLYYLAVGTVNLINILNPEFVIIGGYGYLFPDKYLKQIEHTIRERALKPSLKSLGKIVKSSFDIETACLTGANLRVMDEFAEKAVI